TCAACACAGAATTTTGCTCTTCACATGCTTTCCTCGCATCATCGATGGTTATTTCAGGAGTAGCGTTCGTTTTCATGCAGACCACCGTGTCATCAGCccgttcaaattttttccattcttcTCGACACCCATAAAAGTGCCAAGCAGtgtcatttttcttccaaatgtAGGTATCTCCTGTGCCTGTCGTAATTGAGAAATTCAAGTCCTTGTAAGAAACTGGGCACGTGTTGTTTGGTAGGTTTACCTGTTTTATCTTACAGTTGTCTTGTTGTGAATATTACTTTGACATGCCTTAAATGCCACATAGCTATCGTCTTTGTTCTCTACGACAGTCAGATACTCGGTGGCTGCTGTCCATGTTGCACAGCTGCCCAGAAAGTTATCGAAATAAATAACAAAGATGCACTCGGTATCGGAGAAGCATGTTGAAATACAATCTTCCACAGATTCATGGGAATACATCCTCATATCCGGAGATCTAGCCACAGTTCCTTGTATCTTTATCATTTTCATTACACAACATGCTTCAATAACTAGTAGGGTGAATGTAAGAAAAGGTAGTTTCattccgaaaaattgggaaCTGGACAAGACAACGTTTTGAAGTTTGCATGTCGTCTGGGAGGGAACCCACTAGAAGTATGTGTGAGAATGATTTACGACCAGCAACGAAAAGTTGTCCCTAATGCTTTTACTTCCTTGGTAACCGCCAGCCGATGCACAAACTTACAAAGCTTACAAGGAATACAAGGAAATTACAAGGTTAAGGTATTTGttgggaaaattgaagatcGGCGACGCGGAGTTATAAGCCCCACATGTGAACGGAGAAAAATAGATGTAATAAGAACTTTTTCAAGAGTCAAGTACTTcaggaaattataaaaaaaactatcaaggCGGAATTATGAGACACTTCAGAAGTTTGCCAAGTTTAAAATTCGTATTCTCAGTTTTATTCAACAGACTCTGAGTAGATCAATCTAAATCACAAATATTATATATCCAAAACTTGTGATCACAGTTTATAGTAACAGTGGTAACAACTGGGTTCCCGGGGAGTGGAAGTACTTTCCGTTGAGGTGGATGGCGATGCTTCAGTTGTTGTGGCTATGGTTGATGTTGTCGGTATTTGGAAATCAACTGTATAGTAGAATATTGATCCTATGAATCATTGTTACACAATCTCACCGTCGCAGCTTATCATATTGTTCTGAACGGCATTTTCTGTGTATGTGAATGCAGCCCAGCCGTACTCATAACATGAGAGTTGCACTTTAAAAACGTTCAACTCTTTAGAATCGTATTCAATCTAAACTAGCTATATTAATAGTTTCATTTAATCACTAGCTCACGTAGACatgttttttagaaacaatCGAATATTCAAAACTTGTAGCACCACCGCCTACGCATGTAATGACGGCCATCATACATCCGTTCTCCGTACTGTAGGATATGTAAAAGTTTGTGGATGGTGTCAATCCATACTGGCCTTCTGTTTCTTGTGTTAATGGTAGACAAGAGTCCACACATAATGCTTGTCTCTAAGACAAAAATTGCCTTCTAAGTAATCAGATGATTTACCAACcttttgacgatttttcatattatcTCCTGTTGCTACAGTATCTGCAATAATGATCAAGCAACTACTATGAtttgtcaaattaaaaaaaaaccaaccttgTTTCCATTCGCATTCCTCGAAGGTTCCACTTTCAGCAAGCACTGCACCTTGCTCGATACATTTGTCCTTTGCAACCTGTTGAGTTACTTGCTCTACCATTACTTTTACACACCACACAACTTGCTCCGTTTTCTGGAACCTTTCCCAACCTTCCCTACATTGGCTATAGCTCCATCCAGCATCAGTTTTCTTCCAAGAATATATATCTCCGGAGTCAGATGTCACAGAGTACTTGATATCCTTGTAGGAGGCAGGACAAGTGGCATCTGGCAATTCTGTCTGGAATTCTGATGGTTACGCGGGGAATACAGGCTTGCTGAGCTACCTTAAAAGCCACATAGCTCCCCTCACTTCGATCAGTTTCCACGACAGTTATCGATTGATCACTCACATAATAATGGAAGCAggctgaattgaaaaatgccagTAAGCATTCTGAATCCTCAAAACACTCATCAATACAGTCCTTTACAGCATCGAAAGCCTGTGGCTCAGTGGTCTCGGtgacttttccaaaaatctttaTCATTTTCACATCGCAACTTGTGAAAGGAAGTAAGAAAACTGAGAAGTAGAAGAAACT
This is a stretch of genomic DNA from Caenorhabditis elegans chromosome V. It encodes these proteins:
- the clec-251 gene encoding PAN-3 domain-containing protein (Predicted), translating into MIFLSSFFYFSVFLLPFTSCDVKMIKIFGKVTETTEPQAFDAVKDCIDECFEDSECLLAFFNSACFHYYVSDQSITVVETDRSEGSYVAFKTELPDATCPASYKDIKYSVTSDSGDIYSWKKTDAGWSYSQCREGWERFQKTEQVVWCVKVMVEQVTQQVAKDKCIEQGAVLAESGTFEECEWKQDTVATGDNMKNRQKRQALCVDSCLPLTQETEGQYGLTPSTNFYISYSTENGCMMAVITCVGGGATSFEYSIVSKKHVYIEYDSKELNVFKVQLSCYEYGWAAFTYTENAVQNNMISCDVDFQIPTTSTIATTTEASPSTSTESTSTPREPSCYHCYYKL